The following proteins are co-located in the Deltaproteobacteria bacterium genome:
- a CDS encoding YbaB/EbfC family nucleoid-associated protein, whose translation MTKGFGNLVRQAQQLQAKMLKVQEEMATRTAEASAGGGMVTAVANGKQELLSIKVEKEVINPEDVEMLQDLIVAAVNAALKKAQEMVAEEMKKLTGGINIPGLM comes from the coding sequence ATGACCAAAGGATTTGGGAATCTGGTGCGGCAGGCCCAGCAGCTCCAGGCCAAGATGCTCAAGGTGCAAGAGGAGATGGCCACGCGTACGGCTGAGGCCTCAGCTGGTGGAGGGATGGTGACTGCCGTGGCCAACGGTAAGCAGGAGTTGCTATCCATAAAGGTAGAAAAAGAGGTAATCAACCCCGAGGATGTAGAAATGCTCCAGGACTTGATCGTGGCGGCGGTCAACGCGGCCCTGAAAAAAGCTCAGGAAATGGTTGCCGAAGAGATGAAGAAGCTCACCGGCGGGATAAATATCCCGGGCCTAATGTGA